From a region of the Silene latifolia isolate original U9 population unplaced genomic scaffold, ASM4854445v1 scaffold_293, whole genome shotgun sequence genome:
- the LOC141639191 gene encoding uncharacterized protein LOC141639191, producing the protein MVYAFNSIHERAPLWNHLRRLASHVSGPWAIARDFNCVLSATERVGGNTPSVEIEPFRQCVADCGVIDIAATGSLFTWNNKQKPKESIYSRIDRFLINKDWCDHMPDLYAHFLPEGLLDHTPCILSSSKSTQGKRYFKYFNMWGDANEFLPTVKSNWDKSLAGTHMFKLAKNLKNLKPALKRLNRERYNDIEHTTSRLQKQVQDLQEQIGRNPSDVQLITAEYEASQELKKLSIARDSYLAQKAKQTWMKEGDTNSSYFMDYLKRKGMGIG; encoded by the coding sequence ATGGTCTATGCTTTCAATTCAATACATGAGAGGGCTCCTTTGTGGAATCATTTGAGGAGACTTGCTAGTCATGTTAGCGGTCCTTGGGCTATTGCAAGAGATTTTAACTGTGTTTTATCAGCTACTGAGAGGGTAGGTGGTAATACTCCTTCTGTTGAGATTGAACCTTTTAGACAGTGTGTGGCAGATTGTGGAGTTATTGATATTGCTGCTACAGGATCCCTCTTTACTTGGAACAATAAACAAAAACCTAAGGAAAGTATATACAGTAGGATTGATAGGTTCCTGATCAATAAGGATTGGTGTGATCATATGCCTGACCTGTATGCTCATTTCTTGCCTGAGGGCTTGCTGGATCACACTCCTTGCATTTTAAGTAGCTCAAAAAGTACCCAGGGGAAACGATATTTCAAATACTTCAACATGTGGGGTGATGCAAATGAGTTCTTACCTACTGTTAAAAGCAATTGGGACAAAAGTCTTGCTGGCACACATATGTTTAAGCTGGCTAAAAATCTAAAGAACTTGAAGCCTGCATTGAAAAGATTGAATAGGGAGAGGTATAATGATATTGAACATACTACTAGTAGACTCCAAAAACAGGTACAGGACCTGCAGGAGCAGATTGGAAGGAATCCTTCTGATGTGCAGCTTATCACTGCAGAATATGAGGCTTCTCAGGAGTTAAAAAAGCTAAGCATAGCTAGGGACAGCTACCTGGCACAAAAGGCAAAGCAGACTTGGATGAAAGAGGGAGATACAAATAGTTCATATTTCATGGACTacttaaaaagaaaaggaatggGAATAGGGTGA
- the LOC141639190 gene encoding uncharacterized protein LOC141639190, with protein MNKVMIGKLVNWIVEGKESISVKWVQHNHLKGKEWMQYKPSANTSWVWRRICSVKQDLSAAYTNGSWDIQGVGFFTAYCYEWLKGSRTKNNWFRVVWNEWVVPKHQFLGWLLAHGAFRTKAKLVSYGMDIDDCCYLCGQATEDLDHVFFRCAYSKKVVQCLHQKTRLPIPTVNVLNWCIQAQGSKLQKGVHAGLVVGAVYHVWHHRNQCWNEGVLLRPEKVADQVVDDMRMRARGRDIKLMTLSDLD; from the coding sequence ATGAACAAAGTTATGATAGGTAAGCTGGTAAACTGGATTGTTGAAGGAAAGGAATCTATTTCGGTTAAATGGGTGCAGCATAATCATCTAAAAGGAAAGGAGTGGATGCAGTATAAGCCTAGTGCCAATACTAGTTGGGTGTGGAGGAGAATATGTAGTGTGAAACAGGATCTGTCAGCTGCATATACCAATGGAAGCTGGGATATACAAGGAGTAGGCTTCTTTACTGCTTACTGTTATGAATGGCTCAAGGGATCCAGAACTAAGAATAACTGGTTTAGAGTGGTCTGGAATGAGTGGGTAGTACCAAAACATCAATTCTTGGGCTGGCTACTTGCCCATGGAGCTTTCAGAACCAAAGCAAAACTGGTCAGTTATGGGATGGACATAGATGACTGCTGTTACTTATGTGGGCAGGCAACTGAAGATTTGGATCATGTATTCTTTAGGTGTGCTTACAGTAAAAAGGTAGTACAATGTCTGCATCAGAAGACTAGACTACCTATTCCAACTGTTAATGTGCTTAACTGGTGTATCCAAGCTCAGGGATCAAAATTGCAGAAAGGGGTGCATGCAGGTCTGGTTGTGGGAGCTGTGTATCATGTTTGGCATCACAGAAATCAGTGTTGGAATGAAGGTGTTTTGTTGAGGCCTGAGAAGGTTGCAGATCAGGTTGTTGATGACATGAGAATGAGAGCTCGAGGAAGAGACATTAAGCTTATGACTTTATCAGATTTAGATTAG